From one Melospiza melodia melodia isolate bMelMel2 chromosome 4, bMelMel2.pri, whole genome shotgun sequence genomic stretch:
- the SLC41A2 gene encoding solute carrier family 41 member 2 isoform X3 → MTNCKGRSTISKTNGKVHDREGFVNWTINLNTIQSDKFLRLLLSMVPVVYQINQEERYKKVNGVWQDGLLPVGHNFNVRSEQHPEYHHFSEASFHGSNGHSPSSCSPKYDDFTSYNYCDGMDTSETDAMLQDDTLSSDSNEDIIVEGSRKQPKESSSIMALQILVPFLLAGFGTVSAGMVLDIVQHWDVFKNVTEVFILVPALLGLKGNLEMTLASRLSTAVNIGKMDSPIEKWNLIIGNLALKQVQATVVGFLAAVAAVILGWIPEGKYHFDHSVLLCSSSVATAFIASLLQGVIMVGVIVGSKKTGINPDNVATPIAASFGDLITLAILAWISQGLYTCLETYYYVSPLVGAFFLALTPMGIVIAAKHPATRTVLRSGWEPVITAMIISSIGGLILDTTVSDPNLVGIVVYTPVINGIGGNLVAIQASRISTYLHLHSIPGELPEEAKGCYYPCRTYCGAGVNNKSAQVLLLLVIPGHLIFLYTIHLMKSGHTSLTPIFIAVYLLAALLQAYQLLSSHLPACSEERLLPKDEAYNC, encoded by the exons ATGACTAACTGTAAAGGCAGATCTACCATCTCCAAAACAAATGGCAAAGTCCATGACAGAGAAGGCTTTGTAAACTGGACCATAAATCTTAATACAATTCAGTCTGATAAATTTTTGAGGCTGCTTTTAAGTATGGTTCCTGTTGTTTAccaaataaaccaagaggaaagATACAAAAAGGTGAATGGTGTCTGGCAAGATGGATTGCTACCAGTAGGACACAATTTTAATGTCAGGTCCGAACAACACCCAGAGTACCATCACTTCTCAGAAGCGAGCTTTCATGGTAGCAATGGACACAGCCCATCCAGCTGTAGCCCTAAATATGATGATTTTACCAGTTACAATTACTGTGATGGaatggacacttcagaaacagATGCCATGTTGCAGGATGACACTCTTTCTAGTGACAGTAATGAGGATATCATTGTGGAAGGAAGTAGAAAACAACCCAAAGAATCGAGTAGTATTATGGCACTGCAGATACTTGTACCTTTTTTGCTGGCAGGGTTTGGAACTGTTTCTGCTGGCATGGTTTTGGATATTGTACAG CACTGGGATGTGTTCAAGAATGTTACTGAAGTCTTTATCTTGGTTCCTGCGCTCCTTGGTCTCAAAGGAAATTTGGAAATGACCTTAGCATCCCGGCTGTCAACTGCT GTAAATATTGGAAAAATGGATTCTCCCATTGAGAAATGGAACCTAATAATTGGCAATCTGGCCTTAAAACAG GTTCAGGCAACAGTGGTTGGTTttctggcagcagtggcagcagtaaTATTGGGCTGGATTCCAGAGGGCAAATACCACTTTGATCATTCAGTCCTTTTGTGTTCTAGCAGTGTAGCAACTGCCTTCATAGCTTCTCTTTTGCAAG GAGTAATAATGGTTGGAGTTATTGTTGGATCTAAGAAGACTGGTATTAATCCTGACAACGTTGCCACTCCTATTGCAGCAAGTTTTGGCGATCTCATCACCCTTGCCATATTAGCATGGATAAGTCAGGGTCTGTACACTTGCCTTG agACATATTACTATGTATCTCCTTTGGTTGGTGCCTTTTTTTTGGCTCTGACTCCAATGGGGATTGTCATAGCTGCCAAACACCCAGCTACCAGAACTGTCCTCCGCTCAGGATGGGAGCCTGTTATAACTGCCATGATTATTAGCAG TATTGGTGGCCTTATTCTGGACACAACAGTATCTGATCCTAACTTGGTTGGAATTGTTGTTTATACCCCGGTAATTAATG GTATTGGTGGCAATCTAGTAGCTATTCAAGCTAGCAGAATTTCTACCTACCTCCATTTACACAGCATTCCTGGAGAGCTGCCAGAGGAGGCCAAGGGTTGCTATTACCCATGCAGAACATACTGTGGTGCAG GAGTAAATAACAAATCAGCCCAAGTTCTACTTCTCTTGGTGATTCCTGGACACTTGATTTTCTTGTACACTATCCACTTAATGAAAAGCGGACATACTTCTTTAACCCCCATCTTTATAGCAGTCTATTTgttggctgctctgctgcag
- the SLC41A2 gene encoding solute carrier family 41 member 2 isoform X8 — MTNCKGRSTISKTNGKVHDREGFVNWTINLNTIQSDKFLRLLLSMVPVVYQINQEERYKKVNGVWQDGLLPVGHNFNVRSEQHPEYHHFSEASFHGSNGHSPSSCSPKYDDFTSYNYCDGMDTSETDAMLQDDTLSSDSNEDIIVEGSRKQPKESSSIMALQILVPFLLAGFGTVSAGMVLDIVQHWDVFKNVTEVFILVPALLGLKGNLEMTLASRLSTAVNIGKMDSPIEKWNLIIGNLALKQVQATVVGFLAAVAAVILGWIPEGKYHFDHSVLLCSSSVATAFIASLLQGVIMVGVIVGSKKTGINPDNVATPIAASFGDLITLAILAWISQGLYTCLETYYYVSPLVGAFFLALTPMGIVIAAKHPATRTVLRSGWEPVITAMIISSIGGLILDTTVSDPNLVGIVVYTPVINAVYLNT; from the exons ATGACTAACTGTAAAGGCAGATCTACCATCTCCAAAACAAATGGCAAAGTCCATGACAGAGAAGGCTTTGTAAACTGGACCATAAATCTTAATACAATTCAGTCTGATAAATTTTTGAGGCTGCTTTTAAGTATGGTTCCTGTTGTTTAccaaataaaccaagaggaaagATACAAAAAGGTGAATGGTGTCTGGCAAGATGGATTGCTACCAGTAGGACACAATTTTAATGTCAGGTCCGAACAACACCCAGAGTACCATCACTTCTCAGAAGCGAGCTTTCATGGTAGCAATGGACACAGCCCATCCAGCTGTAGCCCTAAATATGATGATTTTACCAGTTACAATTACTGTGATGGaatggacacttcagaaacagATGCCATGTTGCAGGATGACACTCTTTCTAGTGACAGTAATGAGGATATCATTGTGGAAGGAAGTAGAAAACAACCCAAAGAATCGAGTAGTATTATGGCACTGCAGATACTTGTACCTTTTTTGCTGGCAGGGTTTGGAACTGTTTCTGCTGGCATGGTTTTGGATATTGTACAG CACTGGGATGTGTTCAAGAATGTTACTGAAGTCTTTATCTTGGTTCCTGCGCTCCTTGGTCTCAAAGGAAATTTGGAAATGACCTTAGCATCCCGGCTGTCAACTGCT GTAAATATTGGAAAAATGGATTCTCCCATTGAGAAATGGAACCTAATAATTGGCAATCTGGCCTTAAAACAG GTTCAGGCAACAGTGGTTGGTTttctggcagcagtggcagcagtaaTATTGGGCTGGATTCCAGAGGGCAAATACCACTTTGATCATTCAGTCCTTTTGTGTTCTAGCAGTGTAGCAACTGCCTTCATAGCTTCTCTTTTGCAAG GAGTAATAATGGTTGGAGTTATTGTTGGATCTAAGAAGACTGGTATTAATCCTGACAACGTTGCCACTCCTATTGCAGCAAGTTTTGGCGATCTCATCACCCTTGCCATATTAGCATGGATAAGTCAGGGTCTGTACACTTGCCTTG agACATATTACTATGTATCTCCTTTGGTTGGTGCCTTTTTTTTGGCTCTGACTCCAATGGGGATTGTCATAGCTGCCAAACACCCAGCTACCAGAACTGTCCTCCGCTCAGGATGGGAGCCTGTTATAACTGCCATGATTATTAGCAG TATTGGTGGCCTTATTCTGGACACAACAGTATCTGATCCTAACTTGGTTGGAATTGTTGTTTATACCCCGGTAATTAATG CTGTTTATTTGAACACCTGA
- the SLC41A2 gene encoding solute carrier family 41 member 2 isoform X4 — MTNCKGRSTISKTNGKVHDREGFVNWTINLNTIQSDKFLRLLLSMVPVVYQINQEERYKKVNGVWQDGLLPVGHNFNVRSEQHPEYHHFSEASFHGSNGHSPSSCSPKYDDFTSYNYCDGMDTSETDAMLQDDTLSSDSNEDIIVEGSRKQPKESSSIMALQILVPFLLAGFGTVSAGMVLDIVQHWDVFKNVTEVFILVPALLGLKGNLEMTLASRLSTAVNIGKMDSPIEKWNLIIGNLALKQVQATVVGFLAAVAAVILGWIPEGKYHFDHSVLLCSSSVATAFIASLLQGVIMVGVIVGSKKTGINPDNVATPIAASFGDLITLAILAWISQGLYTCLETYYYVSPLVGAFFLALTPMGIVIAAKHPATRTVLRSGWEPVITAMIISSIGGLILDTTVSDPNLVGIVVYTPVINGIGGNLVAIQASRISTYLHLHSIPGELPEEAKGCYYPCRTYCGAGVNNKSAQVLLLLVIPGHLIFLYTIHLMKSGHTSLTPIFIAVYLLAALLQERLLPKDEAYNC; from the exons ATGACTAACTGTAAAGGCAGATCTACCATCTCCAAAACAAATGGCAAAGTCCATGACAGAGAAGGCTTTGTAAACTGGACCATAAATCTTAATACAATTCAGTCTGATAAATTTTTGAGGCTGCTTTTAAGTATGGTTCCTGTTGTTTAccaaataaaccaagaggaaagATACAAAAAGGTGAATGGTGTCTGGCAAGATGGATTGCTACCAGTAGGACACAATTTTAATGTCAGGTCCGAACAACACCCAGAGTACCATCACTTCTCAGAAGCGAGCTTTCATGGTAGCAATGGACACAGCCCATCCAGCTGTAGCCCTAAATATGATGATTTTACCAGTTACAATTACTGTGATGGaatggacacttcagaaacagATGCCATGTTGCAGGATGACACTCTTTCTAGTGACAGTAATGAGGATATCATTGTGGAAGGAAGTAGAAAACAACCCAAAGAATCGAGTAGTATTATGGCACTGCAGATACTTGTACCTTTTTTGCTGGCAGGGTTTGGAACTGTTTCTGCTGGCATGGTTTTGGATATTGTACAG CACTGGGATGTGTTCAAGAATGTTACTGAAGTCTTTATCTTGGTTCCTGCGCTCCTTGGTCTCAAAGGAAATTTGGAAATGACCTTAGCATCCCGGCTGTCAACTGCT GTAAATATTGGAAAAATGGATTCTCCCATTGAGAAATGGAACCTAATAATTGGCAATCTGGCCTTAAAACAG GTTCAGGCAACAGTGGTTGGTTttctggcagcagtggcagcagtaaTATTGGGCTGGATTCCAGAGGGCAAATACCACTTTGATCATTCAGTCCTTTTGTGTTCTAGCAGTGTAGCAACTGCCTTCATAGCTTCTCTTTTGCAAG GAGTAATAATGGTTGGAGTTATTGTTGGATCTAAGAAGACTGGTATTAATCCTGACAACGTTGCCACTCCTATTGCAGCAAGTTTTGGCGATCTCATCACCCTTGCCATATTAGCATGGATAAGTCAGGGTCTGTACACTTGCCTTG agACATATTACTATGTATCTCCTTTGGTTGGTGCCTTTTTTTTGGCTCTGACTCCAATGGGGATTGTCATAGCTGCCAAACACCCAGCTACCAGAACTGTCCTCCGCTCAGGATGGGAGCCTGTTATAACTGCCATGATTATTAGCAG TATTGGTGGCCTTATTCTGGACACAACAGTATCTGATCCTAACTTGGTTGGAATTGTTGTTTATACCCCGGTAATTAATG GTATTGGTGGCAATCTAGTAGCTATTCAAGCTAGCAGAATTTCTACCTACCTCCATTTACACAGCATTCCTGGAGAGCTGCCAGAGGAGGCCAAGGGTTGCTATTACCCATGCAGAACATACTGTGGTGCAG GAGTAAATAACAAATCAGCCCAAGTTCTACTTCTCTTGGTGATTCCTGGACACTTGATTTTCTTGTACACTATCCACTTAATGAAAAGCGGACATACTTCTTTAACCCCCATCTTTATAGCAGTCTATTTgttggctgctctgctgcag
- the SLC41A2 gene encoding solute carrier family 41 member 2 isoform X7 yields the protein MTNCKGRSTISKTNGKVHDREGFVNWTINLNTIQSDKFLRLLLSMVPVVYQINQEERYKKVNGVWQDGLLPVGHNFNVRSEQHPEYHHFSEASFHGSNGHSPSSCSPKYDDFTSYNYCDGMDTSETDAMLQDDTLSSDSNEDIIVEGSRKQPKESSSIMALQILVPFLLAGFGTVSAGMVLDIVQHWDVFKNVTEVFILVPALLGLKGNLEMTLASRLSTAVNIGKMDSPIEKWNLIIGNLALKQVQATVVGFLAAVAAVILGWIPEGKYHFDHSVLLCSSSVATAFIASLLQGVIMVGVIVGSKKTGINPDNVATPIAASFGDLITLAILAWISQGLYTCLETYYYVSPLVGAFFLALTPMGIVIAAKHPATRTVLRSGWEPVITAMIISSIGGLILDTTVSDPNLVGIVVYTPVINGIGGNLVAIQASRISTYLHLHSIPGELPEEAKGCYYPCRTYCGAGVNNKSAQVLLLLVIPGHLIFLYTIHLMKSGHTSLTPIFIAVYLLAALLQT from the exons ATGACTAACTGTAAAGGCAGATCTACCATCTCCAAAACAAATGGCAAAGTCCATGACAGAGAAGGCTTTGTAAACTGGACCATAAATCTTAATACAATTCAGTCTGATAAATTTTTGAGGCTGCTTTTAAGTATGGTTCCTGTTGTTTAccaaataaaccaagaggaaagATACAAAAAGGTGAATGGTGTCTGGCAAGATGGATTGCTACCAGTAGGACACAATTTTAATGTCAGGTCCGAACAACACCCAGAGTACCATCACTTCTCAGAAGCGAGCTTTCATGGTAGCAATGGACACAGCCCATCCAGCTGTAGCCCTAAATATGATGATTTTACCAGTTACAATTACTGTGATGGaatggacacttcagaaacagATGCCATGTTGCAGGATGACACTCTTTCTAGTGACAGTAATGAGGATATCATTGTGGAAGGAAGTAGAAAACAACCCAAAGAATCGAGTAGTATTATGGCACTGCAGATACTTGTACCTTTTTTGCTGGCAGGGTTTGGAACTGTTTCTGCTGGCATGGTTTTGGATATTGTACAG CACTGGGATGTGTTCAAGAATGTTACTGAAGTCTTTATCTTGGTTCCTGCGCTCCTTGGTCTCAAAGGAAATTTGGAAATGACCTTAGCATCCCGGCTGTCAACTGCT GTAAATATTGGAAAAATGGATTCTCCCATTGAGAAATGGAACCTAATAATTGGCAATCTGGCCTTAAAACAG GTTCAGGCAACAGTGGTTGGTTttctggcagcagtggcagcagtaaTATTGGGCTGGATTCCAGAGGGCAAATACCACTTTGATCATTCAGTCCTTTTGTGTTCTAGCAGTGTAGCAACTGCCTTCATAGCTTCTCTTTTGCAAG GAGTAATAATGGTTGGAGTTATTGTTGGATCTAAGAAGACTGGTATTAATCCTGACAACGTTGCCACTCCTATTGCAGCAAGTTTTGGCGATCTCATCACCCTTGCCATATTAGCATGGATAAGTCAGGGTCTGTACACTTGCCTTG agACATATTACTATGTATCTCCTTTGGTTGGTGCCTTTTTTTTGGCTCTGACTCCAATGGGGATTGTCATAGCTGCCAAACACCCAGCTACCAGAACTGTCCTCCGCTCAGGATGGGAGCCTGTTATAACTGCCATGATTATTAGCAG TATTGGTGGCCTTATTCTGGACACAACAGTATCTGATCCTAACTTGGTTGGAATTGTTGTTTATACCCCGGTAATTAATG GTATTGGTGGCAATCTAGTAGCTATTCAAGCTAGCAGAATTTCTACCTACCTCCATTTACACAGCATTCCTGGAGAGCTGCCAGAGGAGGCCAAGGGTTGCTATTACCCATGCAGAACATACTGTGGTGCAG GAGTAAATAACAAATCAGCCCAAGTTCTACTTCTCTTGGTGATTCCTGGACACTTGATTTTCTTGTACACTATCCACTTAATGAAAAGCGGACATACTTCTTTAACCCCCATCTTTATAGCAGTCTATTTgttggctgctctgctgcag
- the SLC41A2 gene encoding solute carrier family 41 member 2 isoform X2 yields the protein MTNCKGRSTISKTNGKVHDREGFVNWTINLNTIQSDKFLRLLLSMVPVVYQINQEERYKKVNGVWQDGLLPVGHNFNVRSEQHPEYHHFSEASFHGSNGHSPSSCSPKYDDFTSYNYCDGMDTSETDAMLQDDTLSSDSNEDIIVEGSRKQPKESSSIMALQILVPFLLAGFGTVSAGMVLDIVQHWDVFKNVTEVFILVPALLGLKGNLEMTLASRLSTAVNIGKMDSPIEKWNLIIGNLALKQVQATVVGFLAAVAAVILGWIPEGKYHFDHSVLLCSSSVATAFIASLLQGVIMVGVIVGSKKTGINPDNVATPIAASFGDLITLAILAWISQGLYTCLETYYYVSPLVGAFFLALTPMGIVIAAKHPATRTVLRSGWEPVITAMIISSIGGLILDTTVSDPNLVGIVVYTPVINGIGGNLVAIQASRISTYLHLHSIPGELPEEAKGCYYPCRTYCGAGVNNKSAQVLLLLVIPGHLIFLYTIHLMKSGHTSLTPIFIAVYLLAALLQAYQLLSSHLPACSEVFLDIFSTAFHLNKLFMGTK from the exons ATGACTAACTGTAAAGGCAGATCTACCATCTCCAAAACAAATGGCAAAGTCCATGACAGAGAAGGCTTTGTAAACTGGACCATAAATCTTAATACAATTCAGTCTGATAAATTTTTGAGGCTGCTTTTAAGTATGGTTCCTGTTGTTTAccaaataaaccaagaggaaagATACAAAAAGGTGAATGGTGTCTGGCAAGATGGATTGCTACCAGTAGGACACAATTTTAATGTCAGGTCCGAACAACACCCAGAGTACCATCACTTCTCAGAAGCGAGCTTTCATGGTAGCAATGGACACAGCCCATCCAGCTGTAGCCCTAAATATGATGATTTTACCAGTTACAATTACTGTGATGGaatggacacttcagaaacagATGCCATGTTGCAGGATGACACTCTTTCTAGTGACAGTAATGAGGATATCATTGTGGAAGGAAGTAGAAAACAACCCAAAGAATCGAGTAGTATTATGGCACTGCAGATACTTGTACCTTTTTTGCTGGCAGGGTTTGGAACTGTTTCTGCTGGCATGGTTTTGGATATTGTACAG CACTGGGATGTGTTCAAGAATGTTACTGAAGTCTTTATCTTGGTTCCTGCGCTCCTTGGTCTCAAAGGAAATTTGGAAATGACCTTAGCATCCCGGCTGTCAACTGCT GTAAATATTGGAAAAATGGATTCTCCCATTGAGAAATGGAACCTAATAATTGGCAATCTGGCCTTAAAACAG GTTCAGGCAACAGTGGTTGGTTttctggcagcagtggcagcagtaaTATTGGGCTGGATTCCAGAGGGCAAATACCACTTTGATCATTCAGTCCTTTTGTGTTCTAGCAGTGTAGCAACTGCCTTCATAGCTTCTCTTTTGCAAG GAGTAATAATGGTTGGAGTTATTGTTGGATCTAAGAAGACTGGTATTAATCCTGACAACGTTGCCACTCCTATTGCAGCAAGTTTTGGCGATCTCATCACCCTTGCCATATTAGCATGGATAAGTCAGGGTCTGTACACTTGCCTTG agACATATTACTATGTATCTCCTTTGGTTGGTGCCTTTTTTTTGGCTCTGACTCCAATGGGGATTGTCATAGCTGCCAAACACCCAGCTACCAGAACTGTCCTCCGCTCAGGATGGGAGCCTGTTATAACTGCCATGATTATTAGCAG TATTGGTGGCCTTATTCTGGACACAACAGTATCTGATCCTAACTTGGTTGGAATTGTTGTTTATACCCCGGTAATTAATG GTATTGGTGGCAATCTAGTAGCTATTCAAGCTAGCAGAATTTCTACCTACCTCCATTTACACAGCATTCCTGGAGAGCTGCCAGAGGAGGCCAAGGGTTGCTATTACCCATGCAGAACATACTGTGGTGCAG GAGTAAATAACAAATCAGCCCAAGTTCTACTTCTCTTGGTGATTCCTGGACACTTGATTTTCTTGTACACTATCCACTTAATGAAAAGCGGACATACTTCTTTAACCCCCATCTTTATAGCAGTCTATTTgttggctgctctgctgcag
- the SLC41A2 gene encoding solute carrier family 41 member 2 isoform X6 — protein sequence MTNCKGRSTISKTNGKVHDREGFVNWTINLNTIQSDKFLRLLLSMVPVVYQINQEERYKKVNGVWQDGLLPVGHNFNVRSEQHPEYHHFSEASFHGSNGHSPSSCSPKYDDFTSYNYCDGMDTSETDAMLQDDTLSSDSNEDIIVEGSRKQPKESSSIMALQILVPFLLAGFGTVSAGMVLDIVQHWDVFKNVTEVFILVPALLGLKGNLEMTLASRLSTAVNIGKMDSPIEKWNLIIGNLALKQVQATVVGFLAAVAAVILGWIPEGKYHFDHSVLLCSSSVATAFIASLLQGVIMVGVIVGSKKTGINPDNVATPIAASFGDLITLAILAWISQGLYTCLETYYYVSPLVGAFFLALTPMGIVIAAKHPATRTVLRSGWEPVITAMIISSIGGLILDTTVSDPNLVGIVVYTPVINGIGGNLVAIQASRISTYLHLHSIPGELPEEAKGCYYPCRTYCGAGVNNKSAQVLLLLVIPGHLIFLYTIHLMKSGHTSLTPIFIAVYLLAALLQKL from the exons ATGACTAACTGTAAAGGCAGATCTACCATCTCCAAAACAAATGGCAAAGTCCATGACAGAGAAGGCTTTGTAAACTGGACCATAAATCTTAATACAATTCAGTCTGATAAATTTTTGAGGCTGCTTTTAAGTATGGTTCCTGTTGTTTAccaaataaaccaagaggaaagATACAAAAAGGTGAATGGTGTCTGGCAAGATGGATTGCTACCAGTAGGACACAATTTTAATGTCAGGTCCGAACAACACCCAGAGTACCATCACTTCTCAGAAGCGAGCTTTCATGGTAGCAATGGACACAGCCCATCCAGCTGTAGCCCTAAATATGATGATTTTACCAGTTACAATTACTGTGATGGaatggacacttcagaaacagATGCCATGTTGCAGGATGACACTCTTTCTAGTGACAGTAATGAGGATATCATTGTGGAAGGAAGTAGAAAACAACCCAAAGAATCGAGTAGTATTATGGCACTGCAGATACTTGTACCTTTTTTGCTGGCAGGGTTTGGAACTGTTTCTGCTGGCATGGTTTTGGATATTGTACAG CACTGGGATGTGTTCAAGAATGTTACTGAAGTCTTTATCTTGGTTCCTGCGCTCCTTGGTCTCAAAGGAAATTTGGAAATGACCTTAGCATCCCGGCTGTCAACTGCT GTAAATATTGGAAAAATGGATTCTCCCATTGAGAAATGGAACCTAATAATTGGCAATCTGGCCTTAAAACAG GTTCAGGCAACAGTGGTTGGTTttctggcagcagtggcagcagtaaTATTGGGCTGGATTCCAGAGGGCAAATACCACTTTGATCATTCAGTCCTTTTGTGTTCTAGCAGTGTAGCAACTGCCTTCATAGCTTCTCTTTTGCAAG GAGTAATAATGGTTGGAGTTATTGTTGGATCTAAGAAGACTGGTATTAATCCTGACAACGTTGCCACTCCTATTGCAGCAAGTTTTGGCGATCTCATCACCCTTGCCATATTAGCATGGATAAGTCAGGGTCTGTACACTTGCCTTG agACATATTACTATGTATCTCCTTTGGTTGGTGCCTTTTTTTTGGCTCTGACTCCAATGGGGATTGTCATAGCTGCCAAACACCCAGCTACCAGAACTGTCCTCCGCTCAGGATGGGAGCCTGTTATAACTGCCATGATTATTAGCAG TATTGGTGGCCTTATTCTGGACACAACAGTATCTGATCCTAACTTGGTTGGAATTGTTGTTTATACCCCGGTAATTAATG GTATTGGTGGCAATCTAGTAGCTATTCAAGCTAGCAGAATTTCTACCTACCTCCATTTACACAGCATTCCTGGAGAGCTGCCAGAGGAGGCCAAGGGTTGCTATTACCCATGCAGAACATACTGTGGTGCAG GAGTAAATAACAAATCAGCCCAAGTTCTACTTCTCTTGGTGATTCCTGGACACTTGATTTTCTTGTACACTATCCACTTAATGAAAAGCGGACATACTTCTTTAACCCCCATCTTTATAGCAGTCTATTTgttggctgctctgctgcag
- the SLC41A2 gene encoding solute carrier family 41 member 2 isoform X5, with translation MTNCKGRSTISKTNGKVHDREGFVNWTINLNTIQSDKFLRLLLSMVPVVYQINQEERYKKVNGVWQDGLLPVGHNFNVRSEQHPEYHHFSEASFHGSNGHSPSSCSPKYDDFTSYNYCDGMDTSETDAMLQDDTLSSDSNEDIIVEGSRKQPKESSSIMALQILVPFLLAGFGTVSAGMVLDIVQHWDVFKNVTEVFILVPALLGLKGNLEMTLASRLSTAVNIGKMDSPIEKWNLIIGNLALKQVQATVVGFLAAVAAVILGWIPEGKYHFDHSVLLCSSSVATAFIASLLQGVIMVGVIVGSKKTGINPDNVATPIAASFGDLITLAILAWISQGLYTCLETYYYVSPLVGAFFLALTPMGIVIAAKHPATRTVLRSGWEPVITAMIISSIGGLILDTTVSDPNLVGIVVYTPVINGIGGNLVAIQASRISTYLHLHSIPGELPEEAKGCYYPCRTYCGAGVNNKSAQVLLLLVIPGHLIFLYTIHLMKSGHTSLTPIFIAVYLLAALLQTDVL, from the exons ATGACTAACTGTAAAGGCAGATCTACCATCTCCAAAACAAATGGCAAAGTCCATGACAGAGAAGGCTTTGTAAACTGGACCATAAATCTTAATACAATTCAGTCTGATAAATTTTTGAGGCTGCTTTTAAGTATGGTTCCTGTTGTTTAccaaataaaccaagaggaaagATACAAAAAGGTGAATGGTGTCTGGCAAGATGGATTGCTACCAGTAGGACACAATTTTAATGTCAGGTCCGAACAACACCCAGAGTACCATCACTTCTCAGAAGCGAGCTTTCATGGTAGCAATGGACACAGCCCATCCAGCTGTAGCCCTAAATATGATGATTTTACCAGTTACAATTACTGTGATGGaatggacacttcagaaacagATGCCATGTTGCAGGATGACACTCTTTCTAGTGACAGTAATGAGGATATCATTGTGGAAGGAAGTAGAAAACAACCCAAAGAATCGAGTAGTATTATGGCACTGCAGATACTTGTACCTTTTTTGCTGGCAGGGTTTGGAACTGTTTCTGCTGGCATGGTTTTGGATATTGTACAG CACTGGGATGTGTTCAAGAATGTTACTGAAGTCTTTATCTTGGTTCCTGCGCTCCTTGGTCTCAAAGGAAATTTGGAAATGACCTTAGCATCCCGGCTGTCAACTGCT GTAAATATTGGAAAAATGGATTCTCCCATTGAGAAATGGAACCTAATAATTGGCAATCTGGCCTTAAAACAG GTTCAGGCAACAGTGGTTGGTTttctggcagcagtggcagcagtaaTATTGGGCTGGATTCCAGAGGGCAAATACCACTTTGATCATTCAGTCCTTTTGTGTTCTAGCAGTGTAGCAACTGCCTTCATAGCTTCTCTTTTGCAAG GAGTAATAATGGTTGGAGTTATTGTTGGATCTAAGAAGACTGGTATTAATCCTGACAACGTTGCCACTCCTATTGCAGCAAGTTTTGGCGATCTCATCACCCTTGCCATATTAGCATGGATAAGTCAGGGTCTGTACACTTGCCTTG agACATATTACTATGTATCTCCTTTGGTTGGTGCCTTTTTTTTGGCTCTGACTCCAATGGGGATTGTCATAGCTGCCAAACACCCAGCTACCAGAACTGTCCTCCGCTCAGGATGGGAGCCTGTTATAACTGCCATGATTATTAGCAG TATTGGTGGCCTTATTCTGGACACAACAGTATCTGATCCTAACTTGGTTGGAATTGTTGTTTATACCCCGGTAATTAATG GTATTGGTGGCAATCTAGTAGCTATTCAAGCTAGCAGAATTTCTACCTACCTCCATTTACACAGCATTCCTGGAGAGCTGCCAGAGGAGGCCAAGGGTTGCTATTACCCATGCAGAACATACTGTGGTGCAG GAGTAAATAACAAATCAGCCCAAGTTCTACTTCTCTTGGTGATTCCTGGACACTTGATTTTCTTGTACACTATCCACTTAATGAAAAGCGGACATACTTCTTTAACCCCCATCTTTATAGCAGTCTATTTgttggctgctctgctgcag